One segment of Megachile rotundata isolate GNS110a chromosome 4, iyMegRotu1, whole genome shotgun sequence DNA contains the following:
- the dom gene encoding domino helicase isoform X3, translating to MSDKQTAPILPPLNGGGGNNGGSNGGAPQQVNLQQVLATAQGLNVLTTGSGQQFVITSQVPGITQVISSNATTNSNIQQVGVTRIVNISGTSPRASTMGVAGASSSSLPSPTRQNSPKVVLATSPKLVRTSIGNMFVAPTSQASMQSPPARKKLKLTDSTEKPTMIADDAMGYRRRIMEHKMKRMRAIREKYAENASELFFLHAGGNMMDFQTWRKRPPTPQYLHFLRQHRLDPDDDDEDLTVPLPAVSEIPLTPAVTTTVSTIVPVNQCTEVKISGMSVAPVAVSTTLPAAVAQLNQQGNAPIVPSSPKSVTAATSPVTDKPVIATAVTTITTTTIPTPTFTGTTTVTTSVTTTVTATTVTKTSTAPPVTSSQPVTKVVKLSGSNATSPCDITNNQEQIVEKAKQEAYVMQRIAELQREGLWSERRLPKVQEPPRTKAHWDYLLEEMVWLAADFAQERKWKKAAAKKCARMVQKYFQEKAIQAQKAEKSQELRLKKIASFIAKEIKTFWTNVEKLVEYKQQTRLEEKRKQALDQHLNFIVGQTEKYSTWLTEGLNKTDGPQSIPASMNSSRISSPVPPGKSHSDEDFQPNQSSDDDEETIAKAEEELKSVTNHKEEVELLKKESEIPLEDLLKDLPPDYLEDRSKSLSPASKEVTEENEKTADGDTDFVAASDESSDEEETIMEQEKLEENADYKQELDDLKAENEMSIDELMAKYGNMSDVPMDVEQESVQESDKESIKEEESQENEEESTSNESESEESDNEIGEPESRMQSDHEADIGLKSLLEDISMEKSSSDKTAEIDHSDANDEMDNVAALAESIQPKGNTLLTTSVVTKIPFLLKHSLREYQHIGLDWLVTMYERKLNGILADEMGLGKTIQTIALLAHLACEKGNWGPHLIIVPTSVMLNWEMECKKWCPGFKILTYYGTQKERKQKRTGWTKPNAFHICVTSYKLVIQDHQSFRRKKWKYLILDEAQNIKNFKSQRWQLLLNFQTQRRLLLTGTPLQNNLMELWSLMHFLMPNVFQSHREFKEWFSNPVTGMIEGNSEYNENIIRRLHKVLRPFLLRRLKTEVEKQLPKKYEHVVMCRLSKRQRYLYDDFMSRAKTKETLASGNLLSVINVLMQLRKVCNHPNLFEVRPTVSPFQMEAIEYVTASLVWSALDYDPFKHIDLTSINFLLCDLELTLTAFTAHRVRRLQTPRKLIEEIDTQPDPPPRCPPGKIKINVRLSNQVKQSPTPQQTPTKLKNLVGILPTPRVGTSPLIKTANNQNTPGQGVTLRVQGGQQLQGYSVQLVQHQGSVKAIPVGTLAHNPQSTTVTPTTAATNAQRITVGNANIRDGLQRLATQTVTVKQGDSVQRIAVPSFAQLVQTSTGRHIILTSNQQNTNTVSFPVMTPSGQRLTVLSKSLMGLSTSATTVNKVVTTTSGTSGRPVMRVPPLNVTTTQTQSSPTGNGQSQQQSIRCGIVTRHAQKESEKAQTKERPKSEFYLPQLEEERKQRRQAKLQLLANINEKRCAACPLYGEDLFMALRIGKPSTACRWHNGWVHCANAKESVRTRRQFFSRTEALAEAIKSTEQIVEELKEIFERFAVYVPAVCAPTPRFHVSHPPPHKFYAQRRMQMELQRQLSPKLALFHPIASAMMTQFPDPRLIQYDCGKLQSLDQLLRKLKSENHRVLIFTQMTRMLDVLEAFLNFHGHIYLRLDGTTRVDQRQVLMERFNGDKRIFCFILSTRSGGVGVNLTGADTVIFYDSDWNPTMDAQAQDRCHRIGQTRDVHIYRLVSEKTVEENILKKANQKRLLGDLAIEGGNFTTAYFKSSTIQDLFNIDQTENDATARMAEVLEQNKDREKFLQKDNQGQPVDDKVAMGALESALAAAEEDLDVQAAKTAKAEAVADLAEFDENIPLEDADKDDMQVSKAELEVQNLVSQLTPIERYAMKFVEESEGAFSAAQLAAAERELEQQKKEWELDRLRALREEEERRMRLADDDEKPLTFGREDAQNQVNSASNSKKLVNKRPNRRRNSRKNNKSTQESESETETTTESESESQEDVVEDSLDEESSHTESQSQGDEDEEEEEEANDQNDSEKGGYPKRKNRSNKSFSQNHFDLNSPRTRSRGNVKINLWTLDVSPILPGIKPKARGRASNLRKQRELETRMKAEESFVLPLPPVSSPKKFNNSNVSNKFDEEHDTDLNYINTERNKTSPVKETSESVANCKTVTNHCTISTASSTLKLNKVTEESNSVTHLDSLEAETCFHSYNSSDMSESDLRDDSEVTQDLTDTSESSVHIARSTHRSTAQSSNSESNANFNEDSENSEANGDSNSSTVESGTLKTISDSKSLSNSITLDINEEINISENSLTAPVKNKMIIQDTKEASKESVTENLSKSSGDETNDQLTQEPVSTLQSKTLESKNVKFQNESSAKDTNRSHSPIETKENIDIETNKEQLDKSDSNLDVKDESVNDNIFNSVIETNSSQEFSNKEEKRTKVEESTNNEDEEETQSSSDNNDNNSASDTFKSDTLSESESSTESKLKFRKPDTISYAITTRSAKLNQNVESSENKNSETQPILPSISNEPKQNEASSANLNVHRKEANKVLQIRRPDTPRPMIEQSRVTRSSAGRSLTPPPRNSQSPSKSIQRRRPDTPLPECFKSSPRPATRSMTNANSPVRNEEQNTSYEKPTTRSSKTLDNGFLNPALFRRSRSIPPMKSASESKDSSPVLTRSKKTSDSTCVNTSTVKRRPDTPVPTFEQMSRVTRSGLNFTPNSGKSGFNHSSAVRGNKHTRKSEASDSKAEEDSVTSPSADKIEASNTDSNGNDVASESFAKQEESPLPPFTEINEKPQRTAKVVAILTLDTRSSHVTKASSSVHSKTSNCNFTDTKSVKKNADSNSTSDSPGKNCVFRISDVGSNCKLDGWHGSGLDGTRDRISSSVLSNVASTYGNNKTGKASTVNKVTSPLNSKLKTEKIPMPVQSAAVIAVVDLDNDSNYDSSDGSKRLRRKIKRSRVTSYAKSFITGKNESQMDDALDDKEEQIPPIKKSVRSQLTPPPSSQTTQLEKISSSTIS from the exons ATGAGTGATAAGCAGACTGCACCTATTTTGCCGCCCCTTAATGGGGGTGGAGGAAATAATGGGGGAAGCAATGGAGGTGCACCTCAGCAAGTTAATTTGCAACAAGTTCTTGCTACTGCTCAAGGGCTTAATGTCCTCACCACTGGTTCTGGACAGCAATTTGTTATTACTTCACAAGTTCCTGGTATTACACAg GTTATATCAAGTAATGCAACAACtaattcaaatattcaacaaGTTGGTGTTACACGCATTGTCAATATTAGTGGCACATCCCCACGTGCTAGTACCATGGGAGTTGCAGGGGCAAGCAGTTCGTCTCTGCCATCTCCCACTCGCCAGAATTCACCTAAAGTTGTTTTAGCAACATCTCCAAAACTTGTACGAACTTCTATTGGAAATATGTTTGTTGCACCAACTTCTCAAGCTTCTATGCAATCACCGCCTGCAAGAAAAAAGTTGAAGTTGACAGATTCTACTGAAAAACCTACCATGATTGCTGATGATGCAATGGGTTATCGAAGAAGAATAATGGAACACAAAATGAAAAGGATGCGTGCAATAAGGGAAAAATATGCTGAAAATGCATCAGAGTTATTCTTTCTCCATGCTGGAGGCAATATGATGGATTTTCAAACATGGAGGAAGAGACCTCCGACTCCTCAATATCTGCATTTTTTACGACAACATAGATTAGACCCAgatgatgatgatgaagatTTAACAGTGCCACTGCCAGCAGTATCAGAAATTCCACTAACACCAGCTGTGACAACAACTGTTTCTACAATAGTTCCTGTTAATCAGTGTACAGAAGTAAAAATCTCTGGTATGAGTGTTGCCCCAGTTGCAGTATCTACTACATTACCTGCCGCAGTAGCCCAACTTAATCAACAAG GCAATGCACCGATAGTTCCAAGTTCACCAAAATCTGTAACAGCGGCAACAAGTCCTGTAACAGATAAACCTGTAATAGCTACAGCTGTTACAACTATTACTACCACCACTATACCTACCCCAACTTTTACTGGGACTACTACGGTTACTACTTCTGTCACAACTACAGTTACCGCTACTACTGTTACAAAGACGTCCACTGCACCTCCTGTTACTAGTTCTCAACCTGTTACTAAAGTTGTTAAGTTATCTGGCTCTAATGCGACTTCACCATGTGATATCACAAATAACCAGGAACAAATTGTAGAAAAGGCAAAGCAG GAGGCATACGTTATGCAAAGAATTGCTGAGTTACAACGTGAAGGGTTATGGTCAGAAAGGAGGTTGCCTAAAGTACAAGAACCACCTCGTACAAAAGCTCATTGGGATTATTTATTGGAGGAAATGGTTTGGTTAGCTGCCGATTTTGCTCAAGAAAGAAAGTGGAAAAAAGCTGCAGCAAAAAAGTGTGCCCGCATGGTACAGAAATATTTCCAAGAGAAAGCAATTCAAGCACAAAAAGCTGAGAAATCACAAGAACTTAGGTTAAAGAAAATTGCTAGTTTTATTGCTAAAGAAATCAAAACTTTTTGGACGAATGTAGAAAAA TTGGTTGAATACAAACAGCAAACGAGATTGGAAGAAAAGAGAAAACAAGCACTAGAtcaacatttaaattttattgttggTCAAACAGAGAAATATTCAACTTGGTTAACGGAAGGACTTAATAAAACTGACGGGCCTCAAAGTATACCTGCTTCTATGAATAGTTCACGAATTTCTTCACCAGTTCCACCTGGTAAATCTCATTCTGATG AGGACTTTCAACCAAATCAAAGTTCAGATGATGACGAAGAGACTATAGCTAAAGCGGAAGAAGAATTAAAGTCTGTAACAAATCATAAAGAAGaggttgaattattaaaaaaagagtCAGAAATACCATTAGAAGATCTCTTAAAAGATTTACCGCCAGATTACTTAGAAGACAGAAGTAAAAGCTTGTCACCTGCTTCAAAAGAAGTTACTGAA GAAAATGAGAAGACGGCAGATGGAGATACAGATTTTGTTGCAGCATCTGACGAATCGTCAGACGAAGAGGAAACTATTATGGAACAAGAAAAATTGGAAGAAAATGCAGATTATAAACAAGAATTGGATGATCTCAAA GCTGAAAACGAAATGTCCATTGATGAACTTATGGCAAAATATGGTAATATGTCGGATGTTCCAATGGATGTGGAACAAGAGTCTGTTCAAG AGTCGGATAAAGAAAGTATAAAGGAAGAAGAAAGTCAAGAGAATGAAGAAGAATCCACCAGTAATGAAAGCGAAAGCGAAGAAAGTGACAACGAAATTGGAGAACCAGAGTCTCGCATGCAAAGTGATCACGAAGCTGATATCGGTCTTAAATCTCTGTTGGAAGATATATCCATGGAAAAATCTTCAAGTGATAAG ACTGCAGAAATAGATCACTCAGATGCTAATGACGAAATGGATAATGTCGCAGCGTTGGCAGAAAGCATCCAACCCAAGGGGAATACTTTACTTACTACCAGT gtTGTTACTAAAATTCCATTCCTTCTAAAACACTCATTGAGGGAATATCAACATATAGGATTGGATTGGCTTGTTACAATGTATGAGAGAAAATTAAATGGTATTTTGGCAGATGAAATGGGTTTGGGTAAAACTATACAAACAATTGCTTTACTTGCACATTTGGCATGTGAAAAGGGTAATTGGGGACCTCACCTTATAATAGTACCAACGTCAGTGATGCTTAATTGGGAAATGGAATGTAAAAAATGGTGCCCTGGTTTTAAGATTTTAACTTATTATGGTacacaaaaagaaagaaaacaaaaaaggaCAG GTTGGACAAAACCTAATGCCtttcacatatgtgtaacatcgTATAAATTAGTTATACAAGATCATCAAAGTTTTAGAAGAAAAAAGTGGAAATATCTTATATTGGATGAAGctcaaaacattaaaaatttcaaatcacaAAGGTGGCAATtactgttaaattttcaaacgcaACG GCGATTATTGCTTACTGGCACACCTCTTCAAAATAATTTGATGGAACTGTGGTCTTTAATGCATTTTTTAATGCCAAATGTATTTCAGTCACATAGAGAATTTAAAGAATGGTTTAGTAATCCCGTTACTGGAATGATAGAAGGAAACAGTGAATATAATGAGAATATCATTCGTCGACTACATAAG GTTTTACGGCCTTTTTTATTACGAAGATTGAAAACAGAAGTAGAAAAGCAATTACCTAAAAAATATGAACACGTTGTTATGTGCCGCCTGTCAAAACGACAACGATATTTATACGATGATTTTATGTCTAGAGCAAA aacAAAAGAAACTTTGGCTAGTGGTAACTTATTAAGTGTCATTAATGTATTAATGCAATTACGGAAAGTTTGCAATCATCcaaatttatttgaagtaaGACCTACTGTGTCACCATTTCAAATGGAAGCTATTGAATATGTTACGGCTTCCTTAGTATGGAGTGCTTTAGATTATGATCCATTCAAG CACATTGATTTAActagtattaattttttattatgtgaTTTGGAATTGACTCTTACTGCATTTACGGCACATAGAGTTAGGCGATTACAAACTCCACGGAAACTTATAGAAGAAATAGACACACAACCAGATCCACCTCCAAGATGTCCACccggaaaaattaaaattaatgttagaTTATCTAACCAAGTTAAACAGTCTCCTACACCTCAACAGACTCCaacgaaattgaagaatttagttGGAATATTGCCTACTCCAAGGGTTGGAACATCTCCCTTAATAAAAACAGCAAATAATCAAAACACTCCAGGACAAG gcGTCACTTTAAGAGTACAAGGAGGGCAACAATTACAGGGATATTCTGTGCAATTAGTTCAACATCAGGGTAGTGTGAAag CAATTCCTGTTGGAACACTAGCACATAACCCACAAAGTACAACAGTGACACCAACTACAGCAGCAACGAATGCACAGAGGATTACAGTAGGGAATGCAAATATTAGAGATGGACTGCAACGACTAGCCACGCAGACAGTAACAGTTAAACAAGGTGATTCCGTCCAAAGAATAGCAGTGCCTAGTTTTGCACAGCTGGTTCAGACATCTACTGGTAGACATATCATTCTGACTTCAAATCAGCAAAACACTAACACAG TTTCATTTCCAGTAATGACACCAAGCGGACAACGCTTAACGGTTTTATCCAAATCTTTGATGGGCCTATCTACCTCGGCAACTACAGTGAACAAAGTAGTAACGACTACAAGTGGTACAAGTGGGCGACCAGTAATGAGGGTGCCACCGCTAAACGTTACTACTACTCAAACACAGTCTTCTCCTACTGGCAATGGACAATCTCAACAACAATCAATTCGTTGTGGTATCGTTACCAGACACGCACAAAAAGAATCAGAGAAGGCACAAACGAAGGAACGTCCAAAATCTGAATTTTATttg CCACAAttggaagaagaaagaaaacaaaGACGGCAAGCTAAACTTCAGCTTCTTGCAAATATCAATGAAAAAAGATGTGCCGCGTGTCCTCTGTATGGTGAAGATTTGTTTATGGCATTAAGAATTGGAAAACCATCAACGGCATGTCGATGGCACAATGGTTGGGTTCATTGTGCAAATGCTAAAGAAAGTGTACGTACGCGAAGACAGTTTTTTTCTCGTACGGAAGCACTTGCAGAAGCGATCAAAAGTACGGAACAAATTGTTGAAGAGcttaaagaaatttttgaaag attcGCTGTTTATGTTCCTGCTGTGTGCGCACCTACCCCACGTTTTCATGTTTCTCATCCCCCTCCACACAAGTTTTACGCTCAGCGtcgtatgcaaatggaattgcAACGTCAACTATCACCAAAATTGGCATTGTTCCATCCAATAGCTAGTGCAATGATGACACAATTCCCTGATCCTAGATTAATACAGTATGACTGTGGAAAATTGCAGTCTTTAGATCAGCTTCTTAGGAAGCTTAAATCTGAAAATCATAGAGTGTTAATTTTTACGCAAATGACAAGAATGTTGGACGTATTAGAAGCTTTTCTTAATTTCCATGGTCATATATATTTGCGCTTGGATGGTACTACTAGGGTAGATCAACGACAG GTTTTAATGGAAAGATTTAACGGAGATAAGCgaatattttgtttcattttatcgaCAAGGTCAGGAGGTGTAGGTGTGAATCTTACAGGAGCAGATACCGTTATattttatgacagtgattgGAATCCTACAATGGATGCCCAAGCACAAGACAGATGTCACAGAATAGGACAAACACGGGATGTACATATTTAcag ATTAGTAAGTGAAAAGACTGTAGAAGAAAACATTCTGAAAAAGGCCAATCAAAAGAGACTTCTTGGAGATTTAGCTATTGAGGGTGGAAACTTCACAACTGCTTACTTCAAGAGC tctACAATACAAGATCTCTTTAATATCGATCAAACGGAAAATGATGCAACGGCGCGAATGGCCGAAGTGTTGGAACAAAATAAAGATCGAGAAAAATTCTTGCAAAAGGACAATCAAGGTCAGCCAGTGGACGATAAGGTAGCTATGGGTGCACTCGAAAGCGCCCTTGCTGCTGCCGAAGAAGACCTTGATGTTCAGGCTGCAAAAACAGCGAAAGCTGAAGCTGTTGCGGATTTAGCAGAATTTGACGAGAACATACCTTTAGAGGATGCTGATAAAGATGACATGCAAGTCAGCAAAGCTGAACTTGAAGTACAAAATTTAGTATCTCAG CTGACACCCATAGAACGTTACGCGATGAAATTCGTTGAGGAATCAGAGGGGGCATTTTCTGCGGCACAACTTGCTGCAGCAGAACGTGAACTAGAACAACAAAAGAAAGAGTGGGAATTAGATCGGTTACGAGCGTTACGTGAGGAGGAAGAAAGACGAATGCGGTTGGCTGACGACGATGAGAAGCCCTTAACATTTGGACGCGAGGATGCGCAAAATCAGGTTAATAGTGCTAGTAATTCTAAGAAATTAGTCAATAAGAGACCGAATAGGAGGAGAAATTCgcgtaaaaataataagagtactcaaGAATCGGAAAGCGAGACCGAGACTACTACGGAATCGGAATCAGAGTCGCAGGAAGACGTGGTAGAGGATAGCCTTGACGAAGAATCGAGTCACACGGAGAGTCAGAGTCAAGGCGACGAGgacgaggaggaggaggaggaggcaaATGATCAGAATGATTCCGAGAAAGGCGGGTATCCAAAACGTAAAAATCGCTCTAACAAATCGTTTAGCCAAAATCATTTTGATTTGAATAGTCCGCGAACAAGATCCAGAGGGAACGTTAAAATTAACCTATGGACTTTGGATGTCAGTCCTATTTTGCCAGGTATAAAACCGAAGGCCCGAGGTAGGGCTAGTAATCTGCGAAAACAGCGCGAACTTGAAACGAGAATGAAAGCCGAAGAAAGTTTTGTTTTACCTTTACCACCTGTTTCGAGTCCTAAAAAGTTCAACAattcaaatgtttcaaataagTTCGACGAAGAACACGATACCGATTTAAATTATATCAATACCGAAAGAAACAAAACTTCGCCTGTTAAAGAAACAAGTGAAAGTGTTGCTAATTGTAAAACTGTTACGAATCATTGTACCATTTCAACAGCTTCGTCAACGCTGAAATTGAATAAAGTCACGGAAGAATCTAATTCTGTTACGCATTTAGATTCTTTAGAAGCAGAAACGTGTTTCCATTCGTATAATTCATCCGACATGTCGGAATCTGATTTGAGAGATGACAGTGAAGTGACGCAAGATTTAACAGACACCAGTGAGTCTTCGGTACACATTGCACGATCCACGCACAGGTCTACGGCACAGAGCAGTAATTCGGAAAGCAACGCAAATTTTAACGAGGATTCTGAAAATTCGGAAGCTAATGGTGATTCCAATTCCTCTACGGTAGAGTCAGGCACTTTAAAAACTATTTCTGATTCAAAGTCTTTAAGCAATTCAATCACTTTAGATATAAACGAGGAGATCAATATATCAGAAAATTCATTGACTGCTcccgtaaaaaataaaatgattattcAAGATACAAAGGAAGCTAGTAAAGAATCTGTAACAGAAAACTTAAGTAAGAGCTCAGGCGATGAAACAAACGACCAATTAACCCAGGAACCTGTTTCCACTCTACAATCGAAGACGTTAGAAAGTAAAAATGTAAAGTTCCAGAATGAAAGTAGTGCAAAAGATACGAACAGATCGCATAGTCCTATCGAGACGAAGGAGAACATAGACATAGAAACGAATAAGGAACAATTGGACAAAAGCGATTCGAATTTAGATGTAAAAGACGAGTCCGTTaatgataatatatttaattctgtGATAGAAACAAACTCTAGTCAAGAGTTTAGTAACAAAGAGGAAAAGCGTACTAAAGTAGAAGAATCTACGAACaatgaagatgaagaagaaacTCAGTCCTCGTCCGATAACAATGACAATAATTCTGCTTCGGATACGTTCAAATCAGACACTTTATCCGAGTCTGAGTCAAGCACCGAGAGCAAGCTCAAGTTTCGTAAACCAGACACGATATCCTACGCGATAACAACGAGAAGCGCAAAATTAAATCAGAACGTGGAAAGTTCGGAGAACAAAAATTCGGAGACGCAACCGATTCTGCCAAGTATTTCCAACGAGCCGAAacaaaacgaagcttcaagtGCAAATTTAAACGTTCATCGGAAGGAAGCGAATAAGGTGTTGCAAATTCGCAGGCCTGACACACCACGGCCCATGATAGAACAAAGTAGAGTGACAAGGTCGAGCGCGGGTCGTTCTTTAACGCCTCCACCGAGGAACAGTCAGAGTCCCTCGAAATCGATTCAAAGAAGACGACCGGACACGCCGTTACCCGAATGTTTCAAATCTTCTCCGCGACCAGCGACGAGATCTATGACGAATGCGAATTCGCCGGTGAGAAACGAAGAACAGAACACGTCTTATGAAAAACCAACAACCCGTAGTTCAAAAACTTTGGACAATGGTTTCTTGAATCCAGCTCTATTCCGAAGAAGTAGGTCGATACCACCTATGAAATCAGCATCGGAATCGAAAGATTCCAGTCCTGTTTTAACCAGATCAAAAAAGACCAGTGATTCCACGTGTGTAAATACGAGTACTGTAAAACGACGACCAGATACACCGGTTCCTACTTTTGAACAGATGTCAAGGGTCACTCGGTCTGGCTTAAATTTCACACCAAATTCGGGAAAATCAGGTTTTAATCATTCGTCGGCAGTTAGAGGCAATAAACATACGAGGAAGTCAGAAGCTTCAGACTCAAAGGCGGAAGAAGATTCTGTTACTTCACCATCGGCCGACAAAATAGAGGCATCGAACACG